In Aegilops tauschii subsp. strangulata cultivar AL8/78 chromosome 3, Aet v6.0, whole genome shotgun sequence, one genomic interval encodes:
- the LOC109734601 gene encoding WD repeat-containing protein ATCSA-1 isoform X1, translated as MWWEEVRRRERGELRARRFEALARSRRAASLALSNRKEIATPHLGAVNSLQVDLTEGRYLLSGASDGSAAVFDLKDATEYEAGFIAKHRSILLVDRQHQHGHKFTVSKAIWYPVDTGLFVTASFDNYVKVWDTNSTQVVMDFKMPGKVYSAAMSPIATTHMLIATGSADVQVRLCDIASGAFTHTLSGHHDGIMSLEWSTSSEWILMSGGCDGAIRFWDIRRAGCFLILDQLRSQLGRRPPIIDSTTDNQHQKNLGRSSSSKSYSVQQRTGNHKKQSKGLRKSLTMVRGHTQQKVHPGMSSSQNRKTAHYGAVTGLRTTTDGMHLLSSGSDSRLRLWDIDSGCNTLVNFEAMRLQTSKPLQLAVTDDPSLVFIPCMSSIKAYNTWSGTTFQTFRGHYDHVNCCYYNSQDQELYTGSNDRQILVWSPSTPALTEMEDDDKRQEGFAADEDNWSD; from the exons ATGTGGTGGGAGGAGGTGAGGAGGAGGGAACGCGGGGAGCTGCGCGCGCGGCGCTTCGAGGCCCTCGCCCGCTCGCGCCGCGCCGCCTCGCTCGCGCTCTCCAACCGCAAGGAGATCGCGACCCCGCACCTCGGCGCCGTCAACTCCCTCCAG GTTGATTTGACAGAGGGGAGGTACCTGCTCTCGGGGGCGTCGGACGGGTCGGCCGCCGTCTTCGATCTGAAGGACGCGACGGAGTACGAGGCCGGGTTCATCGCCAAGCACAGGAGCATTCTGCTCGTGGACAGGCAGCATCAGCATGGCCACAAGTTCACCGTCTCCAAGGCCATCTGGTATCCTGTGGACACCGGGCTGTTCGTCACGGCGTCCTTTGATAACTATGTCAAAGTGTGGGATACCAATTCCACTCAA GTGGTCATGGATTTTAAGATGCCCGGAAAAGTGTACAGTGCTGCAATGTCTCCAATTGCAACAACGCATATGCTCATCGCTACCGGAAGCGCAGACGTTCAGGTCCGTTTGTGTGATATTGCTTCCGGAGCCTTTACTCACACGTTGTCCGGTCATCATG ATGGTATCATGTCTTTGGAGTGGTCTACCTCAAGCGAGTGGATCCTAATGAGTGGTGGCTGCGACGGGGCGATACGTTTTTGGGACATAAGACGAGCTGGATGCTTCCTTATCCTTGATCAGTTACGGTCTCAGCTAGGAAGACGGCCTCCCATTATTGATAGCACCACGGACAAC CAGCATCAGAAGAACTTAGGACGTTCATCTTCATCAAAGAGTTACTCGGTTCAGCAGAGGACAGGCAATCATAAGAAGCAGTCCAAAGGACTACGCAAAAGTCTAACCATGGTACGTGGACATACGCAACAGAAAGTGCATCCCGGtatgtcatccagtcaaaatcgTAAAACAGCTCATTATGGTGCTGTTACAGGATTAAGAACAACAACAGATGGGATGCACCTTCTTAGCTCAG GATCTGATTCTCGTTTAAGACTCTGGGATATCGATTCAGGCTGCAATACTTTGGTCAATTTTGAAGCCATGCGATTGCAAACTAGCAAGCCACTGCAATTAGCTGTCACTGATGATCCATCACTTGTTTTCATTCCATGCATGTCAAGCATCAAG GCATACAATACATGGTCTGGTACGACATTTCAAACATTCCGTGGGCATTATGACCATGTAAATTGCTGCTACTATAACTCACAAGACCAA GAACTCTATACTGGTAGCAATGATCGACAAATTCTTGTGTGGTCTCCATCGACTCCTGCTTTGACTGAAATG GAAGACGATGACAAGCGGCAAGAGGGTTTTGCAGCTGATGAGGATAACTGGAGTGACTGA
- the LOC109734600 gene encoding lysM domain receptor-like kinase 3, whose translation MARHSLFFFFFFLALFLQHLHISVGLPGRSLAAATEQWQPMQCDAASLNPSSCSSYLYVTPQGRSLSEIASLFNGSASLTQPIKRRSGSEDLLVRVPCVCGAINDTMSGLFHDTAYKVSPGDTADSINGNFSRLAWNIVAAANKTITVHLLCGCSSTAPEGVVSYTVQPKDTLSNIATLFRSGSREILSLNAGVTDPDFLKEGWILLIPMGVASSSKRKFGGLPIIITVSISAAIMLLFALTIVLRLRRRSLVPNVEVPKKEMERVPSNTSIAILESRYFPSKRIDDIDPFQTERPVIFSLKAVGEATANFDEKRKIGEGGYGMVYLGFIGTHEIAVKMMKDSKSKEFFAELKVLCKVHHINVVELIGYASGEDHLYLVYEYVQNGSLSEHLHDPLLKGHQPLSWTARTQIATDAARGIEYIHDHTKACYVHRDIKTSNILLDEGLRAKVADFGLVKLVERSDEQDCLATRLVGTPGYLPPESVRELHMTTKSDVYAFGVVLAELITGLRALVRDNKEANKTKSLISTMRKAFKSEDVESSLEGIIDPSLKDNYPIEEVCKLVNISMWCLSEDPLDRPEMREIMPMLSRIHLTSIEWEASLGGDAEVFSGVFNGR comes from the exons ATGGCCAGAcattccttgttcttcttcttcttcttcctcgccttGTTTCTGCAGCACCTCCACATTAGTGTAGGTTTACCTGGAAGGAGTTTAGCAGCAGCAACAGAGCAATGGCAGCCCATGCAGTGCGACGCTGCGTCGCTCAACCCATCATCGTGCAGCTCGTACCTTTATGTGACTCCTCAAGGGCGCAGCCTGTCCGAGATAGCCTCCCTCTTCAATGGCAGCGCATCTCTCACCCAGCCCATCAAGCGGCGCTCTGGTTCAGAGGACTTGCTGGTCCGTGTGCCGTGCGTGTGTGGTGCAATCAATGACACCATGAGCGGTCTCTTCCATGATACTGCATACAAGGTTAGTCCAGGCGACACGGCTGACAGCATCAACGGTAACTTCAGTAGGCTTGCGTGGAACATTGTTGCTGCAGCAAACAAGACAATCACGGTTCATCTTCTATGTGGCTGTTCCTCCACGGCACCGGAGGGGGTGGTTTCTTACACAGTCCAGCCTAAAGATACACTGAGCAACATCGCAACCTTGTTCAGATCAGGCTCGAGGGAGATCCTAAGCTTGAATGCGGGGGTCACGGATCCTGATTTTCTTAAGGAAGGTTGGATCTTGCTCATCCCGATGGGAGTTGCTAGTTCTTCTAAAAGAA AGTTTGGCGGTTTACCGATCATAATCACAGTATCAATATCAGCTGCAATTATGCTCCTTTTCGCCCTCACCATTGTACTTCGCCTGAGAAGGAGATCTCTGGTGCCCAATGTTGAAGTGCCAAAGAAAGAGATGGAGAGAGTTCCCAGCAACACAAGCATAGCTATCCTAGAGAGCCGTTACTTTCCATCCAAGAGGATTGATG ATATTGATCCATTCCAAACGGAGAGGCCTGTGATTTTCAGCCTGAAAGCGGTTGGAGAGGCCACAGCTAACTTTGATGAGAAGAGGAAGATTGGTGAGGGTGGATATGGCATGGTCTACCTAGGTTTCATCGGAACACAT GAGATTGCAGTTAAGATGATGAAAGACAGCAAATCAAAGGAGTTCTTTGCTGAGCTGAAAGTGCTGTGCAAAGTACATCACATAAATGTG GTTGAGTTGATTGGCTATGCTTCTGGGGAGGACCACCTGTACCTTGTTTACGAGTATGTTCAGAATGGATCACTGAGTGAGCATCTCCATGATCCTTTGCTGAAAG GTCATCAACCTCTCTCGTGGACTGCAAGAACGCAGATAGCAACGGATGCTGCACGCGGTATCGAGTACATCCATGACCATACAAAGGCCTGCTATGTGCACCGTGACATCAAAACCAGCAATATTCTGCTAGATGAGGGACTAAGAGCTAAA GTTGCGGATTTTGGGCTGGTAAAGCTAGTTGAGCGCAGTGATGAACAAGATTGCCTGGCAACTCGTTTGGTTGGAACGCCAGGCTACCTTCCACCAGA GTCAGTCCGTGAGCTTCACATGACCACGAAGTCTGACGTCTATGCGTTTGGAGTAGTTCTTGCAGAGCTGATCACCGGTCTCCGTGCACTTGTGCGGGACAATAAGGAAGCTAATAAGACAAAGTCACTTATCTCAACT ATGAGGAAAGCATTCAAATCAGAAGATGTGGAGAGCTCACTGGAGGGAATCATAGATCCCTCCTTGAAGGATAACTACCCCATAGAAGAAGTGTGTAAG CTGGTAAACATTTCGATGTGGTGCTTGAGTGAGGATCCGTTGGACAGGCCTGAGATGAGGGAGATTATGCCAATGCTGTCTCGAATTCATTTGACCTCCATAGAGTGGGAAGCGTCGCTCGGAGGTGACGCCGAAGTCTTTAGTGGTGTTTTCAATGGTAGATGA
- the LOC109734601 gene encoding WD repeat-containing protein ATCSA-1 isoform X2 yields MWWEEVRRRERGELRARRFEALARSRRAASLALSNRKEIATPHLGAVNSLQVDLTEGRYLLSGASDGSAAVFDLKDATEYEAGFIAKHRSILLVDRQHQHGHKFTVSKAIWYPVDTGLFVTASFDNYVKVWDTNSTQVVMDFKMPGKVYSAAMSPIATTHMLIATGSADVQVRLCDIASGAFTHTLSGHHDGIMSLEWSTSSEWILMSGGCDGAIRFWDIRRAGCFLILDQLRSQLGRRPPIIDSTTDNHQKNLGRSSSSKSYSVQQRTGNHKKQSKGLRKSLTMVRGHTQQKVHPGMSSSQNRKTAHYGAVTGLRTTTDGMHLLSSGSDSRLRLWDIDSGCNTLVNFEAMRLQTSKPLQLAVTDDPSLVFIPCMSSIKAYNTWSGTTFQTFRGHYDHVNCCYYNSQDQELYTGSNDRQILVWSPSTPALTEMEDDDKRQEGFAADEDNWSD; encoded by the exons ATGTGGTGGGAGGAGGTGAGGAGGAGGGAACGCGGGGAGCTGCGCGCGCGGCGCTTCGAGGCCCTCGCCCGCTCGCGCCGCGCCGCCTCGCTCGCGCTCTCCAACCGCAAGGAGATCGCGACCCCGCACCTCGGCGCCGTCAACTCCCTCCAG GTTGATTTGACAGAGGGGAGGTACCTGCTCTCGGGGGCGTCGGACGGGTCGGCCGCCGTCTTCGATCTGAAGGACGCGACGGAGTACGAGGCCGGGTTCATCGCCAAGCACAGGAGCATTCTGCTCGTGGACAGGCAGCATCAGCATGGCCACAAGTTCACCGTCTCCAAGGCCATCTGGTATCCTGTGGACACCGGGCTGTTCGTCACGGCGTCCTTTGATAACTATGTCAAAGTGTGGGATACCAATTCCACTCAA GTGGTCATGGATTTTAAGATGCCCGGAAAAGTGTACAGTGCTGCAATGTCTCCAATTGCAACAACGCATATGCTCATCGCTACCGGAAGCGCAGACGTTCAGGTCCGTTTGTGTGATATTGCTTCCGGAGCCTTTACTCACACGTTGTCCGGTCATCATG ATGGTATCATGTCTTTGGAGTGGTCTACCTCAAGCGAGTGGATCCTAATGAGTGGTGGCTGCGACGGGGCGATACGTTTTTGGGACATAAGACGAGCTGGATGCTTCCTTATCCTTGATCAGTTACGGTCTCAGCTAGGAAGACGGCCTCCCATTATTGATAGCACCACGGACAAC CATCAGAAGAACTTAGGACGTTCATCTTCATCAAAGAGTTACTCGGTTCAGCAGAGGACAGGCAATCATAAGAAGCAGTCCAAAGGACTACGCAAAAGTCTAACCATGGTACGTGGACATACGCAACAGAAAGTGCATCCCGGtatgtcatccagtcaaaatcgTAAAACAGCTCATTATGGTGCTGTTACAGGATTAAGAACAACAACAGATGGGATGCACCTTCTTAGCTCAG GATCTGATTCTCGTTTAAGACTCTGGGATATCGATTCAGGCTGCAATACTTTGGTCAATTTTGAAGCCATGCGATTGCAAACTAGCAAGCCACTGCAATTAGCTGTCACTGATGATCCATCACTTGTTTTCATTCCATGCATGTCAAGCATCAAG GCATACAATACATGGTCTGGTACGACATTTCAAACATTCCGTGGGCATTATGACCATGTAAATTGCTGCTACTATAACTCACAAGACCAA GAACTCTATACTGGTAGCAATGATCGACAAATTCTTGTGTGGTCTCCATCGACTCCTGCTTTGACTGAAATG GAAGACGATGACAAGCGGCAAGAGGGTTTTGCAGCTGATGAGGATAACTGGAGTGACTGA
- the LOC109734601 gene encoding WD repeat-containing protein ATCSA-1 isoform X3, which produces MDFKMPGKVYSAAMSPIATTHMLIATGSADVQVRLCDIASGAFTHTLSGHHDGIMSLEWSTSSEWILMSGGCDGAIRFWDIRRAGCFLILDQLRSQLGRRPPIIDSTTDNQHQKNLGRSSSSKSYSVQQRTGNHKKQSKGLRKSLTMVRGHTQQKVHPGMSSSQNRKTAHYGAVTGLRTTTDGMHLLSSGSDSRLRLWDIDSGCNTLVNFEAMRLQTSKPLQLAVTDDPSLVFIPCMSSIKAYNTWSGTTFQTFRGHYDHVNCCYYNSQDQELYTGSNDRQILVWSPSTPALTEMEDDDKRQEGFAADEDNWSD; this is translated from the exons ATGGATTTTAAGATGCCCGGAAAAGTGTACAGTGCTGCAATGTCTCCAATTGCAACAACGCATATGCTCATCGCTACCGGAAGCGCAGACGTTCAGGTCCGTTTGTGTGATATTGCTTCCGGAGCCTTTACTCACACGTTGTCCGGTCATCATG ATGGTATCATGTCTTTGGAGTGGTCTACCTCAAGCGAGTGGATCCTAATGAGTGGTGGCTGCGACGGGGCGATACGTTTTTGGGACATAAGACGAGCTGGATGCTTCCTTATCCTTGATCAGTTACGGTCTCAGCTAGGAAGACGGCCTCCCATTATTGATAGCACCACGGACAAC CAGCATCAGAAGAACTTAGGACGTTCATCTTCATCAAAGAGTTACTCGGTTCAGCAGAGGACAGGCAATCATAAGAAGCAGTCCAAAGGACTACGCAAAAGTCTAACCATGGTACGTGGACATACGCAACAGAAAGTGCATCCCGGtatgtcatccagtcaaaatcgTAAAACAGCTCATTATGGTGCTGTTACAGGATTAAGAACAACAACAGATGGGATGCACCTTCTTAGCTCAG GATCTGATTCTCGTTTAAGACTCTGGGATATCGATTCAGGCTGCAATACTTTGGTCAATTTTGAAGCCATGCGATTGCAAACTAGCAAGCCACTGCAATTAGCTGTCACTGATGATCCATCACTTGTTTTCATTCCATGCATGTCAAGCATCAAG GCATACAATACATGGTCTGGTACGACATTTCAAACATTCCGTGGGCATTATGACCATGTAAATTGCTGCTACTATAACTCACAAGACCAA GAACTCTATACTGGTAGCAATGATCGACAAATTCTTGTGTGGTCTCCATCGACTCCTGCTTTGACTGAAATG GAAGACGATGACAAGCGGCAAGAGGGTTTTGCAGCTGATGAGGATAACTGGAGTGACTGA
- the LOC109734602 gene encoding uncharacterized protein yields the protein MAAPPETTGAPSPPEGEHKGNAGVEVCCFEQSAEDFSRAVRAISELAAGEPEPGFPDAEAERLASSITFLREWKHFNYEPKGISFTYGTGSTSSRDDTHEITLPQFSSASVPQVTHLEDGRDNNTYSSDFVLFAGGNVWSLDWCPRLCDKPSSPVNCEYLAVAAHPPGSSYHKIGMPLIGRGIIQVWCIVAPFEEADTNQSMLAYSNSNRRGRPRKIPNENNPIESSSVPRKPIGRPRKIKLTTGDDRTEPSSLKKPKDHAEPSLKKPRGRPRKYPLSVGKAVDSTKNSGSPGSSFVDPLVTSGVIPGDLALSCAIPSVKSVESAPKKGRGRPRKIPIDKIKCPPDTEWTEDTSRALICCTKPKKKRGRPRKYPLPSSSKHVSGTDTEFERETGYTESNSNLSLVAVDAALPVPSSSLTICGKRSRGRKGRGRPKKETNPCALSSSVVSDVQSQSRETISNDPAHSVENHLPYGHSNLTSELCSISMLRCDGNVHTGPTLEDSSLPMHIAAKSNGEESSGSRRRGRPRRKTLSNTNSCLFVSGTESSKAAATITNSDNPMALTKSDGEAIASDLASIGSLRCHIGKCNVNMSAASSDATPPTHGLCNANYKEKSSVQQTTPQPNDNVASVQNCKKELIVYTRRRVRGPTKKPASNETCSLALSGDAQKTERTSTYIMPNNNLSSVENPKLLGSSISEDMANEAGLVGCKSALANHEVVEMNDSEAANKVVPVPSENSAQIIVVEDTEVVPSKESSKNDIITCAENSNFSAIPKGIHLPRVVLCLAHNGKVAWDIKWKPPLPNQSEQKSHLGFLAVLLGSGSLEVWEVPSPSMIQKIYSSSSVKGTDPRFLKLQPVFRCAKVKCGNIQSIPLTVDWSPYPHDMILAGCHDGTVALWKFSTDLPSQDSKPFMCVTAESVPIRALSWAPYVSEENTNIFVTAGEDGLKFWDLRDPYRPLWELTTAPRAVLSLHWLKEARGIVISLEDGTLKFLSLPRIANDVPVTGRPFAGTKTQGVSTYQLSEYLIWNVHVSEITGYAAYCVADGTAVRFQLTSRFWEKEPGRNRVPYFLCGSLAEEGTAIKIGGTLQSPPMSNVPLVAKKGPKPCQKVPKAHDTQKEQVLTLTNSEHVDAEPREGRQDGPDKGQETNALALADPLMLENGGTCNVPVDEDTEDFELFPPKAVALHRLRWNMNKGSEKWLCYGGAAGIIRCQRI from the exons atggccgcgccgccgGAGACGACGGGCGCGCCGTCCCCGCCGGAAGGGGAGCACAAGGGCAACGCGGGCGTCGAGGTCTGCTGCTTCGAGCAATCTGCAGAGGACTTCTCCAGAGCGGTACGCGCCATctcggagctcgccgccggcgagcccgAGCCGGGTTTCCCCGACGCCGAAGCGGAGCGTCTCGCCTCCTCGATAACGTTCCTCAG AGAATGGAAGCATTTTAATTATGAGCCAAAAGGTATAAGTTTTACTTACGGCACTGGATCAACTTCATCCAGAGATGACACACATGAGATTACCTTACCACAATTCTCTTCTGCATCTGTTCCTCAG GTCACACACTTGGAAGATGGGAGGGATAATAATACATACAG CTCTGACTTCGTTTTATTCGCTGGAGGGAATGTTTGGTCGTTGGACTGGTGCCCGAGGTTGTGCGACAAGCCTTCTTCTCCCGTAAATTGCGAG TATCTTGCTGTTGCTGCTCATCCTCCTGGTTCTTCTTACCATAAAATTGGTATGCCACTGATTGGCAGAGGCATCATTCAAGTTTGGTGTATCGTAGCACCCTTTGAAGAGGCAGATACTAATCAGTCAATGCTTGCATACAGTAACAGCAATCGTAGAGGAAGGCCTAGAAAAATACCAAATGAGAACAATCCAATTGAGAGCTCATCAGTTCCTCGAAAACCAATAGGGAGACCAAGAAAGATAAAACTGACGACTGGGGATGATCGCACAGAACCTAGTAGTCTGAAAAAACCAAAGGATCATGCAGAACCTAGTCTGAAAAAACCAAGGGGCAGACCAAGAAAATATCCACTGTCAGTTGGCAAAGCGGTAGATTCAACAAAAAATAGTGGAAGTCCAGGTTCTAGTTTTGTTGACCCTCTTGTCACTTCAGGAGTTATTCCAGGCGATCTTGCATTATCTTGTGCTATACCATCTGTGAAGTCTGTGGAATCAGCTCCAAAAAAAGGTAGGGGCCGACCTAGGAAAATCCCAATTGACAAAATAAAGTGTCCGCCTGACACTGAATGGACAGAAGATACCTCTAGAGCTCTAATATGCTGTACGAAACCAAAGAAAAAGAGGGGGAGGCCCCGGAAATATCCACTCCCAAGCAGCAGCAAGCATGTTTCTGGCACTGATACTGAATTTGAAAGAGAAACTGGATACACAGAGTCTAATTCTAATTTAAGTCTTGTTGCAGTTGATGCAGCATTACCAGTTCCATCTTCATCTCTTACAATTTGTGGGAAAAGATCAAGAGGTCGGAAGGGTAGAGGACGACCTAAAAAGGAAACAAATCCTTGTGCACTTTCTTCGTCAGTGGTTTCTGATGTCCAATCGCAGAGTAGGGAGACCATTTCAAATGATCCAGCACACTCTGTTGAGAATCATTTGCCATATGGACACTCTAACTTGACAAGTGAGCTTTGTTCGATTAGCATGCTAAGATGTGATGGCAATGTGCACACAGGCCCCACTTTAGAAGATTCCTCGTTGCCTATGCATATTGCAGCTAAATCAAATGGCGAGGAGTCAAGTGGTAGTAGGAGACGAGGACGGCCTAGAAGGAAGACACTTTCAAATACAAACAGTTGTTTATTTGTTTCTGGTACCGAGTCCTCAAAGGCGGCTGCTACAATTACCAATTCGGACAATCCCATGGCTTTGACCAAGAGTGACGGTGAAGCTATAGCAAGCGATCTTGCTTCAATTGGTTCGTTGAGGTGTCATATAGGAAAGTGCAATGTCAATATGAGTGCTGCATCATCTGATGCCACACCACCAACACATGGCTTGTGTAATGCAAATTACAAGGAAAAATCAAGTGTCCAGCAGACAACTCCCCAGCCAAATGATAATGTGGCCTCAGTCCAAAATTGCAAGAAGGAATTAATTGTCTACACCAGAAGGCGTGTACGAGGACCTACAAAGAAACCTGCTTCAAATGAGACCTGCTCACTGGCTCTTAGTGGTGATGCGCAGAAGACGGAGAGAACCTCCACGTATATCATGCCAAATAATAATTTGTCTTCTGTTGAGAATCCCAAGCTACTGGGTTCATCTATAAGTGAAGACATGGCTAATGAGGCTGGTTTGGTTGGATGTAAGAGTGCACTTGCTAACCATGAAGTTGTGGAAATGAATGATAGTGAAGCTGCCAACAAAGTTGTGCCTGTTCCTTCTGAAAACAGTGCCCAGATCATTGTTGTGGAAGATACAGAAGTAGTTCCATCCAAAGAATCAAGTAAAAATGATATTATTACTTGTGCAGAAAACTCAAACTTTTCTGCAATCCCCAAAGGCATTCATCTACCAAGGGTCGTCTTGTGTTTAGCTCATAACGGCAAAGTTGCTTGGGACATCAAATGGAAGCCTCCTTTACCAAATCAGTCAGAACAAAAATCACATTTGGGTTTTCTTGCAGTACTGTTGGGAAGTGGCTCACTTGAAGT ATGGGAAGTTCCATCTCCAAGCATGATCCAGAAAATATATTCCTCTTCTTCAGTGAAGGGCACCGATCCTCGCTTTCTGAAGCTGCAACCTGTATTTAGATGTGCTAAAGTTAAGTGCGGAAACATACAGAG CATTCCCTTGACAGTTGATTGGTCGCCTTATCCTCATGATATGATACTGGCAGGATGTCACGATGGAACG GTTGCTTTATGGAAGTTCTCTACAGACTTGCCATCACAAG ATTCAAAACCTTTTATGTGTGTCACTGCTGAATCTGTTCCCATCAGAGCCCTCTCGTGGGCACCATATGTAAG TGAGGAAAACACAAATATCTTCGTCACTGCTGGAGAGGATGGCCTAAAATTCTGGGATTTAAG AGATCCATACCGTCCTCTGTGGGAACTAACCACTGCCCCAAGGGCTGTTTTAAGTCTTCATTGGTTAAAGGAGGCTAG AGGTATTGTCATCTCACTGGAAGATGGCACATTGAAGTTCCTCAGCCTACCTAGAATTGCCAATGATGTTCCAGTCACCGGAAGGCCATTTGCTGGGACTAAAACCCAGGGTGTTTCTACTTATCAATTGTCAGAATATTTGATATGGAATGTCCATGTCTCAGAAATTACCG GTTATGCAGCTTATTGTGTGGCAGATGGTACTGCTGTGCGCTTCCAG CTTACTTCGAGATTCTGGGAGAAGGAACCTGGGAGGAACCGTGTGCCCTATTTCCTTTGTGGTTCGCTAGCAGAGGAGGGGACAGCCATTAAGATTGGTGGAACATTACAAAGCCCTCCTATGTCAAATGTTCCTCTGGTTGCAAAAAAGGGCCCAAAACCATGCCAAAAAGTACCTAAAGCCCACGATACACAAAAAGAGCAAGTACTAACCCTCACCAACTCAG AACATGTAGATGCAGAACCCAGAGAGGGCCGACAAGATGGGCCTGATAAAGGCCAAGAGACTAATGCTCTGGCTTTAGCCGATCCTCTAATGCTAGAGAATGGTGGCACATGCAACGTCCCAGTTGATGAAGACACTGAAGACTTTGAGCTCTTCCCTCCCAAAGCTGTAGCGCTGCATCGACTGAGATGGAATATGAACAAAGGCAGCGAGAAATGGTTATGCTACGGAGGCGCCGCAGGCATCATCCGTTGTCAGAGGATCTAA